Genomic window (Mesorhizobium sp. M4B.F.Ca.ET.058.02.1.1):
GCTGGTTGAGGATCAGGAATATTCCTCAATCCGGCCGCTGATCGACTGGCTCGACTATAACGGCTTCAAGGTGGTGACCAAGCCGGCCAAGGAATTCACCGACTCGACCGGCCGCCGCAAGATCAAGGGCAATATGGACATCGAACTCACCGTCGATGCGCTCGAGCTCGCCGACGTCGTCGACCACTATGTCATCTTCTCCGGCGACGGCGATTTCCGCACGCTGGTGGAGGCGCTGCAGCGGCGCGGCCGCAAGGTTTCGATCGTCTCGACGATGGCCTCGCAGCCGCCGATGATATCGGACGACCTGCGTCGCCAGGCCGACCATTTCATCGACCTGATGAGCCTGAAGAACGAAGTCGGCCGCGATCCGTCCGAGCGGCCGGTGCGGCGGCCCGAACCGGCCGAGGTCGACGAGGACGAGTATTGACGACGGCGGCCCTGGTGGCCGCGACCTCCCCCGAACCCGGCCGCGACTGCCCGCTCTGCCCGCGGCTGCATGATTTCATCGCCGACTGGCGGCAGCGCGAGCCGACCTGGTTCAACGCACCGGTGCCGACCTTCCTGCCGCTGGAGGGCGAGGACGCGGTGCGGCTGCTCATCGTCGGGCTGGCGCCCGGCCTGCGCGGGGCTAACCGCACTGGACGGCCGTTCACCGGCGACTATGCCGGCGACCTGCTCTACGGCACTCTGATCGCGCAAGGCCTGGCGCGCGGCGAATTCAAGGCAAGGCCCGATGACGGGCTGCAGCTGGTGCAGACCGCCATCACCAACGCGGTGCGCTGCGTGCCGCCGGAGAACAAGCCGGTAGGCGGCGAGATCGCCACCTGCCGGAGTTTCCTGGTGCCGACGATCGGGCGCTTTCCCAATTTGCGCGCGGTGCTGGCGCTGGGCTCGATCGCACACCAGTCGACGGTGCGGGCACTGGGCGAGCGCGTTGCCGCCTATCCGTTCCGGCACGGCGGACGTCAGGAAGCCGGAAGCATCACGCTGTTCTCCAGCTACCACTGCTCGCGCTACAACACCAACACCGGCGTGCTGACGGAAGCGATGTTCGTCAATGTGTTCAAGGAGATCGCGGCGCTTCTACAGGAATAGAATCGACCGGTGCCGAGGCAAACAGCGCGGCCAGCCTGTCCGCCCCACCCTGCAGCACGTTCAGGTCGACATCGCCCACGATGCCGTCGACGCGGCCCCGGTTGTGGTACTGCCAGTAGATCCAGTCGTCCTCGCCCGGCCGCATGGCCAGCGAGCGCAGCCAGCGCGGGCGAACGGCGATATGCGCCGAGTAGGCCTGAGCCGCCTCGTCGGTGAGATAGACGATCGCCGGCTTGCCGAAGGCCGCCTCGACCGGGCCGAGGAACGCCTGGAGTTCGGTATTCAATTGCTCGGCCGACGGCCGCTGCGGGCAATTGCCGCCGAATTCGATGTCGACCACCGGCGGCAGCAGTGGCTCGCCGCGCGGCACCACCGAGATGAAATTCCTCGCCTGGTCACCGCCCGGCCGGCAGAAGGTGAAGAAGTGATAGGCGCCGACCGCCAGCCCCGCCTCGCGCGCCTCGCGCAGGTTGGTGGCGAAGGCATCGTCGACATGATCGCCGCCTTCGGTCGCCTTGATGACGGCAAAGGCGACGTCGTCGGCGGCAACGCGTCGCCAGTCGATCCGGCCCTGGTGGTGGGAGACGTCGATGCCCCTGACCGGGAATCGGTCGCGATCAGGAGAGAAAGTGTGGAAATAAAACAGCCCGCCCACTGCGGCGATGCACGCCAGAACAAGGCCGGCCAGGACCCAGAGGACGATCCGCTTCTTCAAGACTATCCCCTGCTGTCGGCTCCACATCTCCGCAAGCTGAAGGCGAACTGTTGGCTTTTTTCAGGCTGCTGCTGAGATTTTTCAACCGCGTTGCTTGAGCAGGCGACCCTTCTCGCGCGACCAGTCGCGCTGCTTCTCGGTCTCGCGCTTGTCGTGCAGCTTCTTGCCGCGGGCGACTGCAAGCAAAAGCTTGGCGCGACCGCGATCGTTGAAATAGATCTTGAGCGGCACCAGCGTCATGCCTTCGCGATCGACGCTCTGCGACAGCTTCGCCATCTCGCGCTTGGAGAGCAGAAGCTTGCGGCGCCGGCGCGGCTCGTGGTTGAAGCGATTTGCCTGAAGATATTCCGGCAGGTAGGAATTGATCAGCCAGATCTCGCCACCCTCGGCCGAGGCGTAGGATTCCTGGATGTTGGCCTGGCCCTGGCGCAGCGACTTGACCTCGGTGCCGGTCAGCACCAGGCCGGCCTCGATCGTGTCGAGGACTTCGTAGGAGAACCGCGCCTTGCGGTTCTCCGCAACGGTCCTGTTGTTGGGATCGGCTTTCTTGACTTGATTCATAATGCGGAGAGGTGGCACCTCATCTAGAGCGATTCACCGTTTCATGGAAACGTCGAACCGCTCTATCTAATCATTTTGACGCAATTCCGGACTTTTTCCTGGAATTGCTCTAGTTTATCAAGCCGGCGTGCTTCATCGCCTGGTCGATCTTCTCGGCCGTCGAAGCCTCGATCGTGACCAGCGGCGAGCGCACGACGTTCTCGACCTTGCCCAGCTTCGAGAGCGCGTATTTGGCGCCGCACAGGCCAGGCTCGGTGAAGATCGCCTTGTGCAGCGGCAGCAGGCGATCCTGCAAGTCGAGCGCCGTGGCGCTGTCGCCGGACAGCGTCGCTTCCTGGAACTCCGAGCAGAGGCGGGGCGCGACGTTCGACGTCACCGAGATGCAGCCGACGCCGCCATGCGCGTTGAAGCCCAGCGCCGAGGCATCCTCGCCGGAAAGCTGGATGAAGTCCTTGCCGCAGGTGGCGCGCTGCTCGGAGACGCGCTCGACTTTGCCGGTGGCATCCTTGACGCCGACGATGTTCTTGAAGTCGTGCGCCAACCGACCCATCGTCTCGGGCGTCATGTCGATGACCGAGCGCGGCGGGATATTGTAGATGATGATCGGCAGCTTGGTCGCGCGGGCGACAGCGGCGAAGTGCTCGTAGAGGCCGCGCTGCGTCGGCTTGTTATAATAGGGCGTGACGACGAGCGCGGCATCGGCACCCGCCTGCTCGGCAAACTGCACCAGGCCCACCGCCTCTTCGGTGTTGTTGGAGCCGGCGCCGGCGACGACCGGAGCGCGGCCCTTGGCGACCTCGATGCAGACCTTGACCACCTGGCGGTGCTCGTCATGCGACAGCGTCGGCGACTCGCCTGTGGTGCCCACCGGAACCAGCCCCTTGGTGCCCTCGGCGAGCTGCCACTCGATGAAGGCGCGAAAGGCTTTCTCGTCGAAACGCCCGCTCTTGTCGAACGGTGTAACGAGCGCGGTCAGCGAGCCTCTCAGCATATCATCCAAACTCCTTGGGACTTCGTTGGTTTATGCATCTCGTTGCCCCAAAACCGGTGTCCACTTTTGGGCGACATGCATTCGTGTTTTATCGGTCGGTCTATCGTGCGCGCCTTCTAGCCGAAAGCGAAGCCGCGCACCATAGTCTCGACATTGTTCAGCGGCAAGCATTGCCGTGGTGCCAGTGTCGGCAATTCGAACGACCTCGATAACCTTTTGTTTACGGGCTCTTCACGACCTGAGTTTAGCTTCAAGCCGTCTTGGGCTGCTGGTAATGTGCTCGAACAGGAAATGACGAACCACATGTCAGGCCGGCGGCCCCGTCTTTTCGCGCTTCTGGGCGCGACGCTTGCGCTGATGCCGGTCGCGGCGATCGGCGGGGGCGTCGACGTGCAGACGACGTCGGCTGTCCCGATACCGCCTCTGGCCTATCAGGGCCGGCCGGATGCCCCCGCCTCTCTTTCGACAGATGTCGCGCTTTTGAAGGGCGGCCTCGACAAGCTGGCAGCCAACGACATTGCCGGCGCGCGCCAGGTGCGCGAGGTGCTGCCCGCCAATTCGCTCGACCGCCATATATTGGCCTGGGCGATCGCGCTCTATGGTGGCGACCAGGTGCCGAGCGGCGATATCGCCGATGCCGCACAGATGCTGCCGAACTGGCCGGGCACGATCGCGCTGCGCAAGAACAGCGAGCGCGCGCTCTATCGCGAGAACCCCTCGCCGCAGGTCGTGGTGCAGGCGTTCAAGGGCAGCCAGCCGCTGACCCCGGAAGGGGTGATCATCCTTGCCCGCTCCTATGTCGCCATTGGCAACGCCAAGGCGGCGCGCTCAGTGCTGTCGCCGTTCTGGCGAACGGAAAGACTGGAAGCCAAGGACGAGGCGACCATCATCAAGGAGTTCGGCACGCTCATTCCCGCCGCCGACCACCGCTTCCGCATGGAACGCATGTTCTATGCCGATCGGCCTTCCTCGGCGCTGCGCGTGGCAGCGCTCGCAGGCGCCCAGCCGCTGGCCGATGCCTGGACGGCGGCCAGCCGTGGCGACAAGAACGCGGCCAAGCTGCTCAAGTCCGTGCCCGCGGCGCAGCGTCAGGCCGGCTATTTCTTTGCCGAGGCCGAATATCTGCGCAAGCAGCAGAAATTCGCCGACGCCGCCACAGTCGTGATGAAAGCGCCGACCGATCGCGAGGCACTGGTCGATCCCGACGCCTGGTGGGTGGAACGCCGGGTGCTGTCGCGCGAGCTGGTCGACCAGGGCGACATGAAGACGGCCTACAAAATCGTCTCCATGCACGCGGCCGAAAGCCCAGCCAGCGCCGCAGAGGCCGAGTTCCACGCCGGTTGGTATGCGCTGCGCGGCCTCAACGACCCGGCTACCGCGGCTACCCACTTCGCACGCATCGCCGACCTCGCGCAGGGGCCGGTGTCGCTGTCGCGCGCCTATTACTGGCTCGGCCGCGCGGCCGAAGTGGGCGGGCCCGGCGACGCGAAGGCGTATTTCACCCGCGCGGCTGCCTATGGCACCACTTTCTACGGCCAGCTCGCCGGCGAGCGCGTGGGCTTGCGGACTCTCAACATCGCCTATCCGCAGCCAAGTGCCGCCGACCGGCAGAATTTTGCCGGCCGCGAGGCGGTCAGCGCCATCAAGCGGCTGCAGGAGGCGGGCTATGACCGCTATGCCGAGACGCTCTATCGCGACCTTGCCGGGCAGTTGACCAGCCCCGGCGAGCTGGCGCTGCTTGCCGTGCTCGCCGAAAAGCAGGGCAACCATTTCATGGCGCTGAAGGTCGGCAAGATCGCCGCCGCGCGCGGCATCGATGTCGGCGCGCTGTCGCACCCGCTTGGCGTCATCCCCGACACCGCCGACATTTCCGGGTCCGGCAAGGCGCTGGCCTATGCGATCGCGCGCCAGGAAAGCGAGTTCAATGTCGGCGCGATCTCCAGCGCCGGCGCGCGCGGGCTGCTGCAATTGATGCCGGGCACGGCCAGGCAATTGGCGAAGAAGGCCGGGCTGACGTTCTCGCAGACGCGGCTGACCAGCGACGCCGGCTATAATGCGACGCTGGGCGCCGCTTTCCTCGGCGAGCAACTCGACCGCTTCAGCGGCTCCTACGTGCTGACTTTTGCCGGCTACAATGCGGGTCCCAACCGCGCCGCCCAATGGGTGGCCAAATACGGCGACCCGCGCGGCAAGGACACGGATGCCGTCGTCGACTGGATTGAGCGGATTCCCTACACGGAAACAAGAAGCTACGTGCAGCGCGTGATGGAGAATTACGAGGTCTACAAGATGCGTATTTCCGGGAAGTACGACATCGTCGGAGATCTGGTGAATGGGCGGAGTTGAGTCGCTCCCTTCTCCCACAAGAGAAGAGGGGAACAGCCTCGCTGGATTTGACCGCCCCCCGCCCCCGCCTGTAGCACTCGCGGACGATCCGACAATGGCGAGGAATCGCGTCCGCATGCCAAACGAAGGTTTCTCCGACTTCTTCTATGATGCGCCGGATGGGCTCAGGCTTCACGCGCGACTCTATGGCGGGACCGATTCCCCACATTGGCCTGTCGTCTGCCTGCCCGGCCTCACCCGCAACGCGCGCGACTTCCACGAATTGGCACTGCGCCTGTCGAGCCAAACCGAGCGCAGGGTTGTCGCCTTCGACTATCGCGGGCGCGGGCAATCGGCCTATGACCCTGATATCAGCCATTACACTGTCGGCGTCGAGGCCGGCGATGTCCTGGCCGGGCTGGCGGCACTGGACATCGAGGACGCCGGTTTCATCGGCACCTCGCGCGGCGGGCTGATCATCCATGTCCTCGGCGCGATCGCGCCGGCGGTGCTGAAGGCCGTCGTTCTGAATGACATCGGCCCGGTGATCGAGGCGCCCGGCCTCGCCCATATACGCTCCTATCTCGACGGCGCACCGAAGCCGAGGACGTTTACCGAGGCACTCAGTGCCCAGCGCGGCGTGCATGGCGCAGACTTTCCGGCACTGACCGAAGCGGATTGGGAGCGAATGGTGTCGGCGCTCTATCGCGAGACCGACGCCGGGCTGATGTCGGATTTCGACCCAAGGCTGGTCGATACGCTGGCCGGTCTCGACTTCAGCAAGCCGCTGCCCGATCTGTGGCCGCAATTCGAGGCGCTCACGGCGTTGCCGCTGCTTGCCATACGTGGCGCAAACTCCAAGCTGCTGTCAGCA
Coding sequences:
- a CDS encoding NYN domain-containing protein, which codes for MFDPREKIALFIDGANLYATSRALGFDIDYRKLLSSFQKRGYLLRAYYYTALVEDQEYSSIRPLIDWLDYNGFKVVTKPAKEFTDSTGRRKIKGNMDIELTVDALELADVVDHYVIFSGDGDFRTLVEALQRRGRKVSIVSTMASQPPMISDDLRRQADHFIDLMSLKNEVGRDPSERPVRRPEPAEVDEDEY
- a CDS encoding uracil-DNA glycosylase; amino-acid sequence: MTTAALVAATSPEPGRDCPLCPRLHDFIADWRQREPTWFNAPVPTFLPLEGEDAVRLLIVGLAPGLRGANRTGRPFTGDYAGDLLYGTLIAQGLARGEFKARPDDGLQLVQTAITNAVRCVPPENKPVGGEIATCRSFLVPTIGRFPNLRAVLALGSIAHQSTVRALGERVAAYPFRHGGRQEAGSITLFSSYHCSRYNTNTGVLTEAMFVNVFKEIAALLQE
- a CDS encoding GH25 family lysozyme, giving the protein MKKRIVLWVLAGLVLACIAAVGGLFYFHTFSPDRDRFPVRGIDVSHHQGRIDWRRVAADDVAFAVIKATEGGDHVDDAFATNLREAREAGLAVGAYHFFTFCRPGGDQARNFISVVPRGEPLLPPVVDIEFGGNCPQRPSAEQLNTELQAFLGPVEAAFGKPAIVYLTDEAAQAYSAHIAVRPRWLRSLAMRPGEDDWIYWQYHNRGRVDGIVGDVDLNVLQGGADRLAALFASAPVDSIPVEAPRSP
- the smpB gene encoding SsrA-binding protein SmpB, with translation MNQVKKADPNNRTVAENRKARFSYEVLDTIEAGLVLTGTEVKSLRQGQANIQESYASAEGGEIWLINSYLPEYLQANRFNHEPRRRRKLLLSKREMAKLSQSVDREGMTLVPLKIYFNDRGRAKLLLAVARGKKLHDKRETEKQRDWSREKGRLLKQRG
- the dapA gene encoding 4-hydroxy-tetrahydrodipicolinate synthase translates to MLRGSLTALVTPFDKSGRFDEKAFRAFIEWQLAEGTKGLVPVGTTGESPTLSHDEHRQVVKVCIEVAKGRAPVVAGAGSNNTEEAVGLVQFAEQAGADAALVVTPYYNKPTQRGLYEHFAAVARATKLPIIIYNIPPRSVIDMTPETMGRLAHDFKNIVGVKDATGKVERVSEQRATCGKDFIQLSGEDASALGFNAHGGVGCISVTSNVAPRLCSEFQEATLSGDSATALDLQDRLLPLHKAIFTEPGLCGAKYALSKLGKVENVVRSPLVTIEASTAEKIDQAMKHAGLIN
- a CDS encoding lytic transglycosylase domain-containing protein; the encoded protein is MSGRRPRLFALLGATLALMPVAAIGGGVDVQTTSAVPIPPLAYQGRPDAPASLSTDVALLKGGLDKLAANDIAGARQVREVLPANSLDRHILAWAIALYGGDQVPSGDIADAAQMLPNWPGTIALRKNSERALYRENPSPQVVVQAFKGSQPLTPEGVIILARSYVAIGNAKAARSVLSPFWRTERLEAKDEATIIKEFGTLIPAADHRFRMERMFYADRPSSALRVAALAGAQPLADAWTAASRGDKNAAKLLKSVPAAQRQAGYFFAEAEYLRKQQKFADAATVVMKAPTDREALVDPDAWWVERRVLSRELVDQGDMKTAYKIVSMHAAESPASAAEAEFHAGWYALRGLNDPATAATHFARIADLAQGPVSLSRAYYWLGRAAEVGGPGDAKAYFTRAAAYGTTFYGQLAGERVGLRTLNIAYPQPSAADRQNFAGREAVSAIKRLQEAGYDRYAETLYRDLAGQLTSPGELALLAVLAEKQGNHFMALKVGKIAAARGIDVGALSHPLGVIPDTADISGSGKALAYAIARQESEFNVGAISSAGARGLLQLMPGTARQLAKKAGLTFSQTRLTSDAGYNATLGAAFLGEQLDRFSGSYVLTFAGYNAGPNRAAQWVAKYGDPRGKDTDAVVDWIERIPYTETRSYVQRVMENYEVYKMRISGKYDIVGDLVNGRS
- a CDS encoding alpha/beta hydrolase — translated: MPNEGFSDFFYDAPDGLRLHARLYGGTDSPHWPVVCLPGLTRNARDFHELALRLSSQTERRVVAFDYRGRGQSAYDPDISHYTVGVEAGDVLAGLAALDIEDAGFIGTSRGGLIIHVLGAIAPAVLKAVVLNDIGPVIEAPGLAHIRSYLDGAPKPRTFTEALSAQRGVHGADFPALTEADWERMVSALYRETDAGLMSDFDPRLVDTLAGLDFSKPLPDLWPQFEALTALPLLAIRGANSKLLSAATLAEMQKRHPGMEAITVEGQGHAPFLETGTLPVAIAAVLDRAERKIQKK